In a genomic window of Enterobacter asburiae:
- the degQ gene encoding serine endoprotease DegQ, translating to MKKKNQLLSALALSVGLSLSASFPVGAALPSQVPGQAAIPSLAPMLEKVLPAVVSVQVEGTAVQSQRVPDELKKYFGDESPNQQAQPFEGLGSGVIIDAAKGYILTNNHVISQADKISVQLNDGREFDAKLIGGDDQSDIALLQVQNPSNLTQIAIADSDKLRVGDFAVAVGNPFGLGQTATSGIISALGRSGLNLEGLENFIQTDASINRGNSGGALLNLNGELIGINTAILAPGGGSIGIGFAIPSNMAKTLSQQLIQFGEVKRGLLGIKGMEMSADIAKAFNINVQRGAFVSEVLPNSGSAKAGIKSGDVIVSLNDKPLSSFAELRSRIATTEPGAKVKLGLIRDGKPLNVEVTLDKSTSSSASAELIAPALQGATLSDGQLKDGTKGIRLDTVEKSSPAAQAGLHQEDVIIGVNRNRVQSIAELRKVLESKPAVIALQVMRGNESIYILLR from the coding sequence ATGAAGAAAAAAAACCAGCTGTTGAGCGCTTTAGCGTTAAGTGTCGGGTTATCTCTCTCGGCGTCCTTCCCTGTCGGTGCGGCGCTGCCTTCGCAGGTGCCGGGGCAGGCAGCCATTCCCAGCCTCGCGCCGATGCTGGAAAAAGTGTTGCCCGCGGTCGTGAGCGTTCAGGTAGAAGGCACGGCGGTTCAAAGCCAGCGCGTACCGGATGAACTGAAAAAATATTTTGGCGATGAGTCCCCCAATCAGCAGGCTCAGCCTTTTGAAGGCCTGGGCTCTGGCGTCATCATTGATGCGGCCAAAGGCTATATTCTGACCAACAATCATGTCATCAGCCAGGCCGATAAAATCAGCGTCCAGCTGAACGATGGTCGTGAATTTGACGCCAAACTGATTGGCGGCGATGACCAGAGCGACATCGCGCTGTTGCAGGTGCAGAACCCAAGTAACCTGACCCAGATTGCCATTGCGGATTCCGACAAACTGCGCGTTGGTGATTTTGCCGTCGCCGTCGGCAACCCCTTTGGTTTAGGGCAAACCGCCACCTCCGGCATTATCTCGGCGCTGGGACGTAGCGGCCTGAATCTGGAAGGTCTGGAAAACTTCATCCAGACCGATGCCTCAATCAACCGTGGAAACTCCGGTGGAGCACTGCTTAACCTTAACGGCGAGTTGATTGGCATTAACACGGCGATTCTGGCCCCGGGCGGCGGCAGTATTGGGATTGGCTTTGCGATCCCGAGCAATATGGCTAAAACGCTGTCGCAGCAGCTTATTCAGTTCGGTGAAGTCAAACGTGGGCTGCTGGGCATCAAAGGTATGGAGATGAGCGCGGATATCGCGAAAGCGTTCAATATTAACGTGCAACGCGGTGCGTTTGTCAGTGAAGTGCTGCCAAACTCCGGCTCGGCAAAAGCAGGCATCAAATCGGGCGATGTGATCGTCAGCCTTAACGACAAGCCGCTGAGCAGCTTTGCTGAACTGCGTTCGCGTATCGCCACCACCGAACCGGGGGCCAAGGTGAAGCTGGGCCTGATCCGTGACGGTAAGCCGCTGAACGTCGAAGTGACGCTGGATAAGAGCACCTCGTCATCTGCCAGCGCGGAGCTTATCGCCCCGGCGCTGCAGGGGGCAACGCTGAGCGACGGGCAGCTGAAAGACGGTACGAAAGGCATTCGCCTCGACACCGTCGAGAAGAGCAGCCCTGCCGCGCAGGCCGGATTGCACCAGGAAGACGTCATCATTGGCGTGAACCGTAATCGCGTGCAGTCCATTGCCGAACTGCGCAAGGTGCTGGAGAGTAAACCGGCGGTCATTGCCCTGCAGGTCATGCGTGGCAATGAGTCTATCTACATTCTGTTGCGCTAA
- the sspA gene encoding stringent starvation protein A: MAVAANKRSVMTLFSGPTDIYSHQVRIVLAEKGVSFEIEHVEKDNPPQDLIDLNPSQSVPTLVDRELTLWESRIIMEYLDERFPHPPLMPVYPVARGESRLYMQRIEKDWYSLMNVITSGSASEADAARKQLREELLAIAPVFGQKPFFLSDEFSLVDCYLAPLLWRLPTLGVEFSGPGAKELKGYMTRVFERDSFLASLTEPEREMRLGRG; this comes from the coding sequence ATGGCTGTCGCTGCCAACAAACGTTCGGTAATGACGCTGTTTTCTGGTCCTACTGACATTTATAGCCATCAGGTTCGTATCGTACTGGCCGAGAAGGGTGTCAGTTTTGAGATCGAGCATGTGGAAAAGGATAACCCGCCTCAGGATCTGATCGATCTCAACCCGAGCCAAAGCGTACCGACGCTGGTGGATCGCGAGCTGACCCTGTGGGAATCCCGTATCATTATGGAATATCTGGATGAGCGTTTCCCGCATCCGCCGCTGATGCCTGTTTACCCTGTTGCGCGTGGTGAAAGCCGCCTGTACATGCAGCGTATCGAAAAAGACTGGTACTCGCTGATGAACGTCATCACCAGCGGCTCCGCTTCTGAAGCCGACGCTGCGCGTAAGCAACTGCGTGAAGAGCTGCTGGCAATTGCCCCTGTGTTTGGTCAGAAACCTTTCTTCCTGAGCGATGAGTTCAGCCTGGTGGATTGCTACCTGGCCCCGCTGCTGTGGCGTCTGCCAACCCTGGGCGTTGAGTTCAGCGGCCCTGGCGCAAAAGAGCTGAAAGGCTATATGACTCGCGTATTTGAGCGCGACTCTTTCCTGGCATCTTTAACTGAACCGGAACGTGAAATGCGTCTCGGCCGAGGCTAA
- the rplM gene encoding 50S ribosomal protein L13 produces MKTFTAKPETVQRDWYVVDATGKTLGRLATELARRLRGKHKAEYTPHVDTGDYIIVLNADKVAVTGNKRTDKMYYHHTGHIGGIKEATFEEMIARRPERVIEIAVKGMLPKGPLGRAMFRKLKVYAGNEHNHAAQQPQVLDI; encoded by the coding sequence ATGAAAACTTTTACAGCTAAACCAGAAACCGTACAGCGCGACTGGTATGTTGTTGACGCGACCGGTAAAACTCTGGGCCGTCTGGCTACTGAACTGGCTCGTCGCCTGCGCGGTAAGCATAAAGCGGAATACACTCCGCACGTTGATACCGGTGATTACATCATCGTTCTGAACGCTGACAAAGTTGCTGTTACCGGCAACAAGCGTACTGACAAAATGTACTACCACCACACCGGCCACATCGGTGGTATCAAAGAAGCGACCTTTGAAGAGATGATTGCCCGCCGTCCTGAGCGTGTGATTGAAATCGCGGTTAAAGGCATGCTGCCAAAAGGCCCGCTGGGTCGTGCTATGTTCCGTAAACTGAAAGTTTACGCAGGCAACGAGCACAACCACGCGGCACAGCAACCGCAAGTTCTTGACATCTAA
- the sspB gene encoding ClpXP protease specificity-enhancing factor: MEMSQLTPRRPYLLRAFYEWLLDNQLTPHLVVDVTLPGVLVPMEYARDGQIVLNIAPRAVGNLELANDEVRFNARFGGVPRQVSVPLAAVLAIYARENGAGTMFEPEAAYDEEVASLNDDEGITASESETVMSVIDGDKPDREDDNDPDDDPPPRGGRPALRVVK; this comes from the coding sequence GTGGAAATGTCACAACTTACCCCACGCCGTCCGTATCTGCTGCGCGCCTTCTATGAATGGCTGCTGGATAACCAGCTCACGCCGCACCTGGTTGTGGATGTGACGTTGCCGGGCGTGCTGGTTCCGATGGAATACGCACGTGACGGACAGATCGTACTGAACATTGCCCCGCGTGCAGTTGGTAACCTGGAGCTGGCAAACGACGAAGTGCGCTTCAACGCGCGGTTCGGCGGCGTGCCGCGTCAGGTTTCCGTACCGCTGGCTGCGGTGCTGGCGATCTACGCGCGTGAAAACGGTGCGGGAACCATGTTCGAGCCGGAAGCGGCATACGATGAAGAGGTTGCCAGCCTGAATGATGACGAAGGCATCACCGCCAGCGAAAGCGAAACGGTAATGTCCGTGATTGATGGCGACAAGCCCGATCGTGAGGACGACAACGATCCTGATGACGATCCGCCACCGCGCGGTGGTCGTCCGGCACTACGTGTCGTCAAATAA
- a CDS encoding FAD-dependent oxidoreductase, translating into MSQNVYQFIDLQRVDPPKKPLKIRKIEFVEIYEPFSEGQAKAQADRCLSCGNPYCEWKCPVHNYIPNWLKLANEGRIFEAAELSHQTNTLPEVCGRVCPQDRLCEGSCTLNDEFGAVTIGNIERYINDKAFEMGWRPDMTGVRQTDKRVAIIGAGPAGLACADVLTRNGVKAVVFDRHPEIGGLLTFGIPAFKLEKEVMTRRREIFTGMGIEFKLNTEVGRDVQLDDLLKDYDAVFLGVGTYQSMRGGLENEDAPGVYDALPFLIANTRQIMGYGETADEPFISMEGKRVVVLGGGDTAMDCVRTSIRQNAAHVICAYRRDEENMPGSKREVKNAREEGVEFQFNIQPLGIEVNANGKVSGVKMARTEMGAPDAKGRRRAEIVAGSEHVIPADAVVMAFGFRPHSMEWLAKHSVELDSQGRVIAPEGSDNAFQTSNPKIFAGGDIVRGSDLVVTAIAEGRKAAEGIMNFLEV; encoded by the coding sequence ATGAGCCAGAACGTATACCAGTTTATCGACCTGCAGCGTGTTGATCCGCCAAAGAAACCGCTGAAGATCCGCAAAATTGAATTTGTTGAAATCTATGAGCCGTTTTCAGAAGGCCAGGCCAAAGCACAGGCAGACCGCTGCCTGTCCTGCGGTAACCCTTACTGCGAATGGAAATGTCCGGTGCACAACTACATCCCGAACTGGCTGAAGCTGGCCAACGAAGGGCGTATTTTTGAAGCCGCCGAGCTGTCTCACCAGACCAACACCCTGCCGGAAGTATGCGGTCGCGTGTGTCCTCAGGACCGTCTGTGTGAAGGCTCCTGTACGTTGAACGATGAGTTTGGCGCGGTGACCATCGGCAACATCGAGCGCTATATCAACGATAAAGCGTTCGAAATGGGCTGGCGTCCGGATATGACCGGCGTGCGTCAAACCGACAAGCGCGTGGCCATCATCGGCGCGGGCCCGGCGGGCCTGGCCTGTGCGGACGTCCTGACCCGCAACGGCGTGAAGGCGGTGGTCTTTGACCGTCATCCGGAAATTGGCGGTCTGCTGACCTTCGGTATCCCGGCCTTTAAGCTGGAAAAAGAGGTCATGACCCGCCGCCGTGAAATCTTCACCGGCATGGGCATTGAGTTCAAACTGAACACAGAAGTGGGCCGCGACGTGCAGCTCGACGACCTGCTGAAGGATTACGACGCCGTGTTCCTGGGTGTGGGCACCTATCAGTCCATGCGCGGCGGTCTGGAGAACGAAGACGCGCCGGGCGTATACGACGCGCTGCCGTTCCTGATTGCCAACACCAGGCAGATCATGGGCTACGGTGAAACGGCTGATGAACCATTCATCAGCATGGAAGGCAAACGCGTGGTGGTGCTGGGCGGCGGTGATACCGCGATGGACTGCGTGCGTACCTCCATTCGTCAGAATGCGGCACACGTCATCTGCGCCTACCGTCGTGACGAAGAGAACATGCCGGGCTCGAAACGCGAAGTGAAAAACGCGCGTGAAGAGGGCGTGGAGTTCCAGTTCAACATCCAGCCTCTGGGTATTGAGGTGAATGCCAACGGAAAAGTGAGCGGCGTGAAGATGGCTCGCACGGAGATGGGCGCGCCGGATGCGAAAGGCCGTCGTCGCGCGGAGATCGTGGCAGGCTCTGAGCATGTGATCCCGGCCGATGCCGTGGTGATGGCGTTTGGTTTCCGTCCGCACAGCATGGAGTGGCTGGCGAAGCACAGCGTGGAGCTGGATTCGCAGGGCCGCGTAATCGCGCCAGAAGGTAGTGATAATGCGTTCCAGACCAGCAACCCGAAAATCTTCGCCGGTGGCGATATCGTTCGCGGTTCTGACCTGGTGGTCACGGCGATTGCCGAAGGCCGCAAAGCCGCTGAAGGGATTATGAACTTCCTGGAAGTGTAA
- the rpsI gene encoding 30S ribosomal protein S9 — translation MAENQYYGTGRRKSSAARVFIKPGSGKIVINQRSLEQYFGRETARMVVRQPLELVDMVEKLDLYITVKGGGISGQAGAIRHGITRALMEYDESLRSELRKAGFVTRDARQVERKKVGLRKARRRPQFSKR, via the coding sequence ATGGCTGAAAATCAATACTACGGCACTGGTCGCCGCAAAAGTTCCGCAGCTCGCGTTTTCATCAAACCGGGCAGTGGTAAAATCGTAATCAACCAGCGTTCTCTGGAACAATACTTCGGTCGCGAAACTGCCCGCATGGTAGTTCGCCAGCCGCTGGAACTGGTTGATATGGTAGAAAAACTGGATCTGTACATCACCGTTAAAGGTGGTGGTATCTCCGGTCAGGCAGGTGCGATCCGTCACGGTATCACCCGCGCTCTGATGGAGTACGACGAATCCCTGCGTTCTGAACTGCGTAAAGCTGGCTTCGTTACTCGTGACGCTCGTCAGGTTGAACGTAAGAAAGTGGGTCTGCGTAAAGCACGTCGTCGTCCACAGTTCTCCAAACGTTAA
- the gltB gene encoding glutamate synthase large subunit — MLYDKSLEKDNCGFGLIAHIEGEPSHKVVRTAIHALARMQHRGAILADGKTGDGCGLLLQKPDRFFRIVSEERGWRLAKNYAVGMLFLNQDPEKAAASRRIVEEELQRETLSIVGWRDVPTNEGVLGEIALSSLPRIEQIFVNAPAGWRPRDMERRLFIARRRIEKRLQDDKEFYVCSLSNLVNIYKGLCMPADLPRFYLDLADLRLESAICLFHQRFSTNTVPRWPLAQPFRYLAHNGEINTITGNRQWARARTYKFQTPLIPDLHDAAPFVNETGSDSSSMDNMLELLLAGGMDIVRAMRLLVPPAWQNNPDMDPELRAFFDFNSMHMEPWDGPAGIVMSDGRFAACNLDRNGLRPARYVITKDKLITCASEVGIWDYQPDEVVEKGRVGPGELMVIDTRGGRILHSAETDNDLKSRHPYKEWMAKNVRRLVPFEDLPDEEVGSRELDDDTLASFQKQFNYSAEELDSVIRVLGENGQEAVGSMGDDTPFAVLSSQPRIIYDYFRQQFAQVTNPPIDPLREAHVMSLATSIGREMNVFCEAEGQAHRLTFKSPILLYSDFKQLTTMTEEHYRADTLDITFDVTEASLEETVNALCDKAEQMVRNGTVLLVLSDRNIAKNRLPVPAPMAVGAIQTRLVDKSLRCDANIIVETASARDPHHFAVLLGFGATAIYPYLAYETLARLVDTRAIDKDYRTVMLNYRNGINKGLYKIMSKMGISTIASYRCSKLFEAVGLHDEVANLCFQGVVSRIGGAGFADFQQDLVNLSKRAWLARKPLDQGGLLKYVHGGEYHAYNPDVVRTLQQAVQSGEYSDYQQYAELVNNRPAATLRDLIALNPGDEAVSIDEVEPASELFKRFDTAAMSIGALSPEAHEALAEAMNSIGGNSNSGEGGEDPARYGTNKVSRIKQVASGRFGVTPAYLVNADVIQIKVAQGAKPGEGGQLPGDKVTPYIAKLRYSVPGVTLISPPPHHDIYSIEDLAQLIFDLKQVNPKAMISVKLVSEPGVGTIATGVAKAYADLITIAGYDGGTGASPLSSVKYAGCPWELGLVETQQALVANGLRHKIRLQVDGGLKTGLDIIKAAILGAESFGFGTGPMVALGCKYLRICHLNNCATGVATQDEKLRKNHYHGLPFKVTNYFDFIARETRELMAQLGVKRLVDLIGRTDLLKELEGFTAKQQKLELSKLLETAQPHPGKAVYCTENNPPFDNGVLNAQLLQQAKPYVDDKQSKTFWFDIRNTDRSVGASLSGYIAQTHGDQGLAADPITAHFSGTAGQSFGVWNAGGVELILTGDANDYVGKGMAGGLLAVRPPVGSAFRSHEASIIGNTCLYGATGGRLFAAGRAGERFAVRNSGAITVVEGIGDNGCEYMTGGIVCVLGKTGVNFGAGMTGGFAYVLDEDGEFRKRVNPELVEVLDVDTLAIHEEHLRGLITEHVQHTGSSRGEEILANWPAFSAKFALVKPKSSDVKALLGHRSRSAAELRVQAQ, encoded by the coding sequence ATGTTGTACGATAAATCCCTTGAGAAGGATAACTGTGGTTTCGGCCTGATCGCCCACATAGAAGGCGAACCTAGCCACAAGGTAGTGCGTACTGCTATTCACGCACTGGCCCGAATGCAGCACCGTGGCGCTATTCTTGCCGATGGTAAAACCGGCGACGGTTGCGGCCTGCTGCTGCAAAAACCGGATCGTTTCTTCCGCATCGTGTCGGAAGAGCGCGGCTGGCGTTTAGCCAAAAACTACGCCGTCGGTATGCTGTTCCTGAACCAGGATCCTGAAAAGGCTGCAGCTTCACGCCGCATCGTCGAAGAAGAACTTCAGCGTGAAACCCTGTCGATTGTCGGCTGGCGCGATGTGCCAACCAACGAAGGGGTGCTCGGTGAAATCGCCCTCTCCTCGCTGCCTCGCATTGAGCAGATTTTCGTTAACGCACCTGCGGGCTGGCGTCCGCGCGATATGGAACGCCGTCTGTTTATTGCCCGCCGCCGCATCGAAAAACGCCTCCAGGACGATAAAGAGTTCTACGTGTGTAGCCTCTCGAACCTGGTCAACATCTATAAAGGTCTGTGTATGCCGGCTGACCTGCCGCGCTTCTACCTGGACCTGGCGGACCTGCGTCTGGAATCGGCCATTTGCCTGTTCCACCAGCGCTTCTCCACCAACACCGTGCCACGCTGGCCGCTGGCGCAGCCGTTCCGCTATCTGGCGCATAACGGCGAGATCAACACCATCACCGGTAACCGCCAGTGGGCACGCGCCCGTACCTATAAGTTCCAGACCCCACTGATCCCTGACCTGCACGATGCCGCACCGTTCGTGAACGAAACCGGCTCGGACTCCAGCTCAATGGATAACATGCTGGAACTGCTGCTGGCGGGCGGGATGGATATCGTGCGCGCCATGCGTCTGCTGGTGCCACCGGCCTGGCAGAACAACCCGGACATGGATCCTGAGCTGCGCGCGTTCTTCGACTTTAACTCCATGCACATGGAGCCGTGGGACGGCCCGGCGGGCATCGTCATGTCCGACGGCCGCTTTGCTGCCTGTAACCTCGACCGTAACGGTCTGCGTCCGGCGCGCTACGTCATCACCAAAGACAAGCTCATCACCTGCGCCTCTGAAGTCGGTATCTGGGATTACCAGCCTGACGAAGTGGTTGAGAAAGGCCGCGTAGGCCCGGGCGAGCTCATGGTGATCGACACCCGCGGCGGCCGCATTCTGCACTCCGCCGAAACCGACAACGATCTGAAGAGCCGCCACCCCTACAAAGAGTGGATGGCGAAAAACGTGCGTCGTCTGGTGCCATTTGAAGATCTGCCGGACGAAGAGGTGGGCAGCCGCGAGCTGGACGACGATACGCTTGCCAGCTTCCAGAAACAGTTTAACTACAGCGCGGAAGAGCTGGACTCTGTTATTCGCGTACTGGGTGAAAACGGCCAGGAAGCGGTCGGCTCCATGGGCGACGATACCCCGTTTGCCGTGCTCTCCAGCCAGCCACGCATCATTTACGATTACTTCCGTCAGCAGTTCGCGCAGGTCACCAACCCGCCGATCGACCCGCTGCGTGAAGCCCACGTAATGTCGCTGGCGACCAGCATCGGTCGTGAGATGAACGTCTTCTGCGAAGCCGAAGGCCAGGCGCACCGTCTGACCTTTAAATCGCCGATCCTGCTGTACTCCGATTTCAAACAGCTCACCACTATGACCGAGGAGCACTACCGCGCCGACACGCTCGACATTACGTTCGACGTGACCGAAGCGAGCCTCGAAGAGACGGTGAACGCGCTGTGCGACAAAGCCGAGCAGATGGTGCGTAACGGCACCGTGCTGCTGGTGCTGTCTGACCGCAATATCGCCAAAAACCGTCTGCCGGTGCCTGCGCCAATGGCGGTGGGTGCTATCCAGACGCGCCTGGTGGATAAGAGCCTGCGCTGCGACGCTAACATCATTGTTGAAACCGCAAGCGCGCGCGACCCGCACCACTTTGCCGTGCTGTTAGGCTTCGGCGCGACGGCGATCTACCCGTACCTGGCCTACGAAACGCTGGCCCGCCTGGTGGATACCCGCGCGATCGACAAAGATTACCGCACGGTGATGCTGAACTACCGTAACGGCATCAACAAAGGTCTGTACAAGATCATGTCCAAAATGGGCATCTCGACCATTGCCTCCTACCGCTGTTCGAAGCTGTTTGAAGCGGTCGGCCTGCATGATGAGGTCGCCAACCTCTGCTTCCAGGGCGTGGTCAGCCGCATCGGCGGCGCTGGTTTTGCTGACTTCCAGCAGGATCTGGTGAACCTGTCCAAACGCGCCTGGCTGGCACGTAAGCCGCTGGATCAGGGCGGTCTGCTGAAATACGTTCACGGCGGCGAGTACCACGCCTATAACCCTGACGTGGTGCGCACGCTGCAGCAGGCAGTTCAGAGCGGCGAGTACAGCGATTATCAGCAGTACGCCGAGCTGGTGAACAATCGTCCGGCGGCGACGCTGCGCGACCTTATTGCCCTCAATCCGGGCGATGAAGCGGTCAGCATTGACGAGGTTGAACCTGCATCCGAACTGTTTAAACGCTTTGATACCGCGGCGATGTCCATCGGCGCGCTGAGCCCGGAAGCCCACGAAGCGCTGGCGGAAGCCATGAACAGCATCGGCGGCAACTCCAACTCCGGCGAAGGCGGTGAAGACCCGGCGCGTTACGGCACCAACAAAGTGTCTCGTATCAAGCAGGTGGCATCCGGTCGCTTTGGCGTAACGCCTGCGTACCTTGTCAACGCCGACGTGATTCAGATTAAAGTCGCTCAGGGTGCTAAACCGGGCGAAGGCGGTCAGCTGCCGGGTGATAAAGTCACCCCGTACATCGCCAAACTGCGCTATTCCGTGCCGGGCGTGACGCTGATCTCCCCGCCGCCGCACCACGATATCTACTCTATCGAGGACCTGGCGCAGCTGATTTTCGACCTGAAGCAGGTCAACCCGAAGGCGATGATCTCCGTGAAGCTGGTTTCCGAACCGGGCGTCGGCACCATCGCCACCGGCGTGGCGAAAGCCTATGCGGATCTCATTACCATTGCCGGCTACGACGGCGGCACCGGCGCAAGCCCGCTCTCTTCCGTGAAATATGCGGGCTGCCCGTGGGAGCTTGGCCTGGTGGAAACCCAGCAGGCGCTGGTGGCGAACGGCCTGCGTCACAAGATCCGCCTGCAGGTGGACGGTGGTCTGAAAACCGGCCTCGACATCATCAAGGCGGCGATTCTGGGTGCGGAAAGCTTTGGCTTTGGTACCGGCCCGATGGTTGCGCTCGGCTGTAAATACCTGCGTATTTGCCACCTGAACAACTGTGCAACGGGCGTTGCAACCCAGGACGAGAAGCTGCGTAAGAACCACTATCACGGCCTGCCGTTCAAAGTGACCAACTACTTTGACTTCATCGCCCGTGAAACACGCGAGCTGATGGCGCAACTGGGCGTGAAGCGTCTGGTGGACCTGATTGGCCGCACCGACCTGCTGAAAGAGCTGGAAGGCTTCACGGCGAAGCAGCAGAAGCTGGAGCTGAGCAAGCTGCTGGAAACCGCGCAACCGCACCCAGGCAAAGCGGTCTACTGCACCGAGAACAACCCGCCGTTCGATAACGGCGTGCTGAACGCGCAGCTGCTGCAGCAGGCGAAGCCGTACGTGGACGACAAGCAGAGCAAAACGTTCTGGTTTGATATCCGCAACACCGACCGCTCCGTGGGCGCATCCCTCTCCGGTTATATCGCGCAGACGCACGGTGACCAGGGGCTGGCTGCCGACCCAATTACCGCGCACTTCAGCGGTACCGCGGGTCAGAGCTTCGGGGTCTGGAACGCAGGCGGCGTTGAGCTTATCCTTACCGGCGATGCCAACGACTACGTCGGTAAAGGCATGGCAGGCGGTCTGCTGGCGGTGCGTCCTCCGGTCGGCTCAGCCTTCCGCAGCCACGAAGCGAGCATCATCGGTAACACCTGCCTGTACGGCGCGACCGGCGGCCGTCTGTTCGCAGCAGGTCGTGCGGGCGAGCGTTTTGCGGTACGTAACTCCGGTGCCATCACCGTGGTGGAAGGCATTGGCGATAACGGTTGTGAATACATGACGGGCGGGATTGTTTGCGTTCTGGGTAAAACCGGCGTGAACTTCGGCGCTGGCATGACGGGCGGTTTTGCCTACGTACTGGATGAAGACGGTGAGTTCCGCAAGCGCGTGAACCCGGAGCTGGTGGAAGTGCTGGATGTTGATACGCTGGCTATCCATGAAGAACACCTGCGCGGCTTGATTACCGAACACGTGCAGCATACCGGTTCTTCGCGCGGCGAAGAGATCCTGGCGAACTGGCCGGCGTTCTCTGCGAAATTCGCGCTGGTTAAGCCGAAGTCCAGCGATGTTAAAGCCCTGTTGGGTCACCGTAGTCGTAGCGCAGCAGAGCTGCGCGTGCAGGCGCAGTAA
- a CDS encoding cell division protein ZapE — translation MQNLSPASRYQLALNKGTHQPDDVQREAVNRLEMIYQALTAKPAEVEQSGGLKAAFGRLLGKKTPQDQTPVRGLYMWGGVGRGKTWLMDLFYLSLPGERKQRLHFHRFMLRVHEELTALQGKSDPLEIVADRFKAETDVLCFDEFFVSDITDAMLLGGLMKALFARGITLVATSNIPPDELYRNGLQRARFLPAIDAIKQHCDIMNVDAGVDYRLRTLTQAHLWLSPLNAETTREMDKLWLALAGATRENAPTLEINHRPLPTLGVENQTMAVSFATLCVDARSQHDYIALSRLFHTVMVLDVPVMTRLMESEARRFIALVDEFYERHVKLVVSAEVPLYEIYQGERLKFEFQRCLSRLQEMQSEEYLKLEHMP, via the coding sequence ATGCAAAACCTGTCACCTGCATCGCGATATCAACTGGCCCTGAATAAGGGTACTCATCAGCCTGATGACGTTCAACGTGAGGCGGTAAACCGTCTGGAGATGATTTATCAGGCGCTCACGGCAAAACCTGCTGAAGTAGAACAGAGTGGTGGGCTCAAGGCCGCGTTTGGGCGGTTGCTCGGTAAAAAAACGCCGCAGGATCAGACTCCGGTGCGCGGTTTATACATGTGGGGCGGCGTCGGGCGCGGAAAAACCTGGCTGATGGATCTCTTTTATCTCAGCCTGCCGGGTGAGCGTAAACAGCGTCTGCACTTCCATCGCTTTATGCTGCGGGTGCATGAAGAGCTGACTGCGCTGCAGGGCAAAAGCGATCCGCTGGAGATTGTGGCCGACAGGTTCAAGGCTGAAACGGACGTGCTCTGCTTCGATGAGTTTTTCGTTTCTGACATCACCGATGCCATGCTGTTGGGCGGCCTGATGAAGGCGCTGTTTGCCCGCGGGATCACGCTCGTCGCCACGTCGAATATCCCGCCAGATGAACTTTACCGCAACGGCCTGCAGCGGGCGCGCTTCCTGCCCGCCATTGACGCCATCAAACAGCATTGTGACATTATGAATGTTGATGCTGGGGTAGATTACCGGTTACGTACGCTGACTCAGGCGCACCTGTGGCTCTCACCGTTAAATGCAGAGACCACCCGCGAGATGGATAAGCTCTGGCTGGCGCTGGCGGGTGCAACACGCGAAAACGCCCCGACGCTGGAGATTAACCATCGTCCGTTGCCAACCCTTGGCGTAGAAAACCAAACGATGGCGGTCTCCTTTGCGACGCTCTGCGTGGATGCCCGCAGCCAGCACGACTACATCGCGCTTTCGCGCCTGTTCCATACCGTGATGGTGCTGGATGTGCCGGTGATGACGCGGCTGATGGAGAGCGAAGCGCGGCGCTTCATTGCGCTGGTGGACGAGTTTTACGAGCGCCACGTCAAGCTGGTGGTCAGCGCCGAGGTACCTTTATATGAGATCTACCAGGGAGAGCGGCTGAAGTTTGAGTTCCAGCGCTGCCTGTCGCGCCTGCAGGAGATGCAGAGCGAGGAATACCTGAAGCTGGAACATATGCCATAA
- a CDS encoding DUF1043 family protein, translating to MTWEYALIGLVVGIVIGAVAMRFGNRKLRQQQSLQYELEKNKAELEEYREELVSHFARSAELLDNMATDYRQLYQHMAKSSSSLLPEMTAETNPFRNRLADSEAGNDQAPVQMPRDYSDGASGLLRGGAKRD from the coding sequence ATGACCTGGGAATATGCGCTAATCGGTTTAGTCGTCGGCATCGTGATCGGTGCTGTGGCCATGCGTTTCGGTAACCGCAAATTGCGTCAGCAGCAGTCACTGCAGTACGAACTGGAAAAGAACAAAGCAGAGCTGGAAGAGTATCGCGAAGAGCTGGTCAGCCACTTTGCCCGTAGCGCCGAGCTGCTGGACAACATGGCGACCGACTACCGCCAGCTGTATCAGCATATGGCGAAAAGCTCCAGCAGCCTGCTGCCGGAAATGACCGCGGAGACTAATCCGTTCCGCAACCGTCTGGCCGACTCAGAAGCCGGTAACGATCAGGCGCCCGTTCAGATGCCACGCGACTACTCTGACGGCGCGTCCGGCCTGCTGCGCGGTGGCGCAAAACGCGATTAA